From the Acidobacteriota bacterium genome, the window AGACCGGCGGTGGCATGATCGCCGCCGTCTCGGCCGACCGCACCACCTTCGCCGCTCCCCCGGCGCGCTTCGAGGCTGGAACCCCGGACATCGCCGGTGCCGTCGGTCTCGGCGCCGCCATCGACTACCTGCAGAGCTTCGACGCCAGCGCCCTGCGAGCGCACGAAGACGACCTCCTGCACTATGCCAGCGAGCGCCTCGCCGAAATCCCCGGGCTCACCATCCTGGGCGGCGGTGAGCCCAGGACCGCGGTACTCTCCTGGACTATGGATGGAGTCCATGCCCACGACGTCGGCACCATCTTGGCGAGCCGCGGTATTGCGGTACGAGCCGGACACCATTGCGCCCAACCGCTGATGGCGCGCTTCGGCGTCGCCGCCACCACGCGGGCTTCCTTCGCCCTCTACAACCACCGCAATGAGGTCGACGCCCTGGTCGAAGGCCTGCAGGCGGTGCACGAGATCTTCGGCCGATGAGCGACCTGCGCGAGCTTTACCAAGAGGTCATCCTCGACCACAACCGACGTCCCCGGAACTTCGGTTCGCTGGAGGACGCCACCGCCCAGGCCCACGGCCACAACCCACTGTGCGGTGACGAGGTGGACGTCTCTCTGCGAGTCGCCGACGGCGTCGTCGAGAAGGTCGCCTTCGAAGGCATTGGCTGCGCCATCTCGACCGCCTCCGCCTCGCTGATGACGGAAGCCATCCAGGGCCGAGCCCTCGCCGAGGTGCAGGCCCTGTTCACGGATTTTCACCAGCTCATGATCGGCGACGCCCCGGCCGACCCCGATGCCCTCGGCAAGCTCGTCGCCCTCGAGGGAGTGCGGGAGTTCCCCATGCGAGTCAAATGCGCCACCCTCGCCTGGCACACCCTGCAATCGGCCCTCGCCTCGACCAAGGAACCCGTGCCATGACCGAAGAGCAAAAGCCCCAAGCGTCCGAGACCGAGCCGGCTGCCGAAGCCGCCAGCGAAGGCCTCGAAGAACAAGTCGTCGCCGCCGTCAAGACCATCTTCGACCCCGAGATTCCGGTCAACATCTACGAGCTCGGACTGATCTACGACATCGCCATCGGCGATGGCAACAAGGTCGACGTCAAGATGACCCTCACCTCTCCGGCTTGTCCCGTTGCCGGCAGCCTGCCCGGCGAGGTGCGCGACAAGATCCTCTCGATCGAGGACGTCGCCGACGCCGAGGTCGAAGTGGTCTGGGATCCGGTGTGGAATCCCAGCATGATGTCCGAAGCCGCCCGCCTGCAGCTCGGCATGTTCTAGGCAGCTATTCGACGCCTGGCGGACTTCGAGATCGACGAGGACCTTCGACGCACCGCGACACTTCCCGGCGCTGTCTACTCGGACCCCACAGTCTCGGACCGGCTCCGCGAGCGCCTCTTCACTCGGGCGTGGCATTTCCAGGCGGCAGCGATCGCCTCCGAGCTCCCGGCCAGGCCCTCCCAGTCTTCCTCGGCGAAGGCCTCCTCGACGAGCCTCTGGTGCTCACCCGAGGTTCGTCAGGATCAGCTCCACCGCCATTCGAAGGTCTCCACATCCCCTACGTCCCCCCGGACCTCTCCGGCGCCCTCGACTTCGAGGTCTCCAGAACCGAACTTTTTCCCCGGTGCAACGTACAAGTCGGCACGGCCGGCGCCGGAGAAGAGACTTCGATCTACCACCAGAATCCCCGCACGCCTGACAGCGCATCGCGCGCCTATGGCTTTTAGCTCTTCCCGAACACCATGCTCAACGGATACCCCTGGGGTACCACCGTCAAGGTCGTGCGGCCTCTGGGCCCTCTTCGTCTCCGGGTCTCGTTCCTAAGCTACGTGCGCGATCCCTCTCGCCTCGACCGCGGAGCCGGAACCGCCCTCGATCGGGTCGAACGCGAAGACGAAGTCATCGTCGAAAGCATCCAGGCGGGCACCCTCTGCCGCCGAGGTCACACTTCTCCGCCCCGCGAGCAAGGGGTTCGCCCTTTTTCATCGCCTATTGGCGAGATACCTGACCTGAGTTGAGTTCGAACGGACGGAGAAAACCATGAAAGCACTGTTTCCGCGGGTTGCCTTGGCTCTTTTCGTCTCGAGCCTCGCGGCTCCAGATGTCGTCTCGGCCATCATCATTCGCCACGATCGAGAGGACGCGCGGTATCTCGAGCTCGCCAAAACTTACTCTCAGGTCGTTCGCATGCAGGCCCCGGGAGAGATTCCAGATGGCGTGGGCACTCTCGTCGCCCCCCAATGGGTCGTCACCGCAGCCCACATCGCCACCCTCCTCGAGCCCGGGCACATCGTCAAGGTGGCAGGTCGCGATTTCGAGATCGCGGCCATCTTCATCCATCCGTCCTGGAACGACGGACCCCACGACATCGCCCTGGTTCGGCTCGAATCCGAGGTTCCCGAAAGCCACCCGGCACTTCTCTACAGAAAGCGCGACGAGATAGGTCAGCTCATCACGGTCGTGGGCGATGGCGACAAGGGCGACGGACGGACGGGACCAGTGGGCAACGACGGTCGAATGCGAGCCGCCACCAATCGCATCGACGAGGCCAGCGATTTCTGGCTCAAGTTCGTCTTCCGAGACGGCCCCAGGGCGACAGATCTCGAGGGAATCAGCGGACCTGGAGATAGCGGTGGACCAGCCTTTGTCGAGCATCGGGGTGACCTCTATGTCGTCGGAGTCGGTTCGGGTCAGAGTACTCGCGCCACCCAAGGGCGAGAAGGTCTCTACGGAGTCACCGAGTACTACACGCGGGTCTCCTCGTACCTCAAGTGGCTAGACGACACGATGAGGTCTCCAGGCGCCCAAGGGGCAGCTCCTCCAGTCCAGGAGACTCCGTAAGGAACCTGTCCGTTCTCGCCCGATGTCGCGAGCCGGCCCTCAACAGGTGTCAACCAACTGATAACCGCTGTATCTCCGGTGTCCGGACGCGATTTCCCGTCCTCGACGGACAGCCAGTCCGCCTGCGGCACCCTCTCGGCCCCACAGCCCCCTAAACCGCGCCTTGCGAACTTGGGGAGCAACCCAGGCTTGGGAGTAAGATCCACCTCCAAGGTCAGGATCCACGACCCCGGAGGTGAGGCGGATGCACTTCGAGATCCATCCGGACATTCGGCAGGCCTCGACCCTGCCCGGCTCCTTCTACTCGGACCACACCGTCCACGAGCAGCTCAAGGAGCGGCTCTTCCCGCGCTGTTGGCATTTCCTCGGCGACTCGGATCGCCTGCGGGCGCCGGGACAGACCCAGCCGGTCACCCTCGCCGAAGGCCTCCTCGACGAGCCCCTGGTCCTGACCCGCGACCGCCAGGACCAGCTTCACTGCCTGTCGAACGTCTGCACCCACCGCGCCAACCTGGTGGTGGAAAGCGAAGGCGTCGCCCGCCAACTGCGCTGCCGCTACCACGGCCGCCGCTTCCAGCTCGACGGCCGCTTCCTCTCCATGCCCGAGTTCCAGGACGCCGTCGACTTCCCCGGCGATTGCGACCACCTTCCGAAGCTGCCCCTCGAAAGCTGGGGGAAGTTCCTCTTCACCTCGCTCGATCCGGGCCATTCATTCCAAGAGCTGATCGCCCCGGTCGAAGAGCGCGTCGGCTGGCTTCCCCTCGCCGAGATGAAGTTCGACGCCGGCCGCTCGCGCGACTACCTGGTGCAGGCCAACTGGGCCCTCTACTGCGACAACTACCTCGAGGGCTTCCACATCCCCTACGTCCACCCCGGCCTCGCCGGTGTCCTCGACTACGGCAGCTACACCTCCGAGCTCTTTCCTTGGTGCAACCTCCAACTCGGCGTCGCCGCCGACGGTGAAGACGCCTTCGACCTGCCTTCGGGCTCGCCGGATGCCGGTCAGCGCATCGCCGCTTACTACTTCTGGCTCTTCCCCAACACCATGCTCAACGTCTATCCCTGGGGGATTTCCGTCAACGTCGTCCGGCCCCTCGGGCCCCATCGCACCCGAGTCAGCTTCCTCAGCTACGTCCACGACCCCGACCGCCTCACCCACGGAGCCGGCGCCGCCCTCGACCGCGTCGAGCGCGAAGACGAAGTCATCGTCGAAAGCGTCCAGCGCGGCACCCGCTCCCGCCTCTACCAGCGCGGCCGCTACTCACCCCAACGGGAGCAAGGCGTCCACCACTTCCATCGGCTGCTGGCGGAGGGGTTGGAGTAGGCCGAGGCGGCATCTCTGTGAGGGAAGCCCCTACAGCACTGCGGGGTACCTGAGGACCGCCGGCTCGGTGTCCTACGACCCCTGCTCCGAAGGACTGGTTTCTCGCTCGGGGACAACAAGCTCCACCTCTCCTCCAGCGGGGAGGGTATCGCTAACGCAGGTCGGTTGCTCCTGGCGCCAATCCCTCCGGGTCGTCGCCGCAGCAAGGTAGTCCGCCTCGGTCATGACGCATGCGGTGTAAAGCCCTGGTGCCATCCTGGGAATTTCGAGGCTCTTGCTACCAAGCTGCCACGTCACACCATGGCCCCGAGACCATTGCCATAGCCTCTGCTGAGACAGTGGGATGCCATCCTGGAGAATCACGACCTGGCCTCGCTCGCGGCTCGAGGAGGAGTCAACCTCTCCTTCGAAGCGGATGAAGAGACGTCCCCATTCTGCGGAGACCTCGAACGTCAGGTCTTCGGAAAAGGGAACGCTCCTGGCCTGAAGGCCGTGCCCGGGCGCACTGACGATCGCGTGGAGTTGTTGGGCATCGGCTCGCAGGCGAGCGTCGAAGTAGCCGGATAGATCTGTCCTGGCCGAGTCTCCAGACGCGGCGAGGAATGG encodes:
- the sufU gene encoding Fe-S cluster assembly sulfur transfer protein SufU, whose amino-acid sequence is MSDLRELYQEVILDHNRRPRNFGSLEDATAQAHGHNPLCGDEVDVSLRVADGVVEKVAFEGIGCAISTASASLMTEAIQGRALAEVQALFTDFHQLMIGDAPADPDALGKLVALEGVREFPMRVKCATLAWHTLQSALASTKEPVP
- a CDS encoding SUF system Fe-S cluster assembly protein, whose amino-acid sequence is MTEEQKPQASETEPAAEAASEGLEEQVVAAVKTIFDPEIPVNIYELGLIYDIAIGDGNKVDVKMTLTSPACPVAGSLPGEVRDKILSIEDVADAEVEVVWDPVWNPSMMSEAARLQLGMF
- a CDS encoding trypsin-like serine protease, translating into MKALFPRVALALFVSSLAAPDVVSAIIIRHDREDARYLELAKTYSQVVRMQAPGEIPDGVGTLVAPQWVVTAAHIATLLEPGHIVKVAGRDFEIAAIFIHPSWNDGPHDIALVRLESEVPESHPALLYRKRDEIGQLITVVGDGDKGDGRTGPVGNDGRMRAATNRIDEASDFWLKFVFRDGPRATDLEGISGPGDSGGPAFVEHRGDLYVVGVGSGQSTRATQGREGLYGVTEYYTRVSSYLKWLDDTMRSPGAQGAAPPVQETP
- a CDS encoding aromatic ring-hydroxylating dioxygenase subunit alpha; translated protein: MHFEIHPDIRQASTLPGSFYSDHTVHEQLKERLFPRCWHFLGDSDRLRAPGQTQPVTLAEGLLDEPLVLTRDRQDQLHCLSNVCTHRANLVVESEGVARQLRCRYHGRRFQLDGRFLSMPEFQDAVDFPGDCDHLPKLPLESWGKFLFTSLDPGHSFQELIAPVEERVGWLPLAEMKFDAGRSRDYLVQANWALYCDNYLEGFHIPYVHPGLAGVLDYGSYTSELFPWCNLQLGVAADGEDAFDLPSGSPDAGQRIAAYYFWLFPNTMLNVYPWGISVNVVRPLGPHRTRVSFLSYVHDPDRLTHGAGAALDRVEREDEVIVESVQRGTRSRLYQRGRYSPQREQGVHHFHRLLAEGLE